The Streptomyces sp. NBC_00286 nucleotide sequence AGGCGTCCAGCGAGGCGTCCGTGTCGAGCGATGTGCCGCCGTGGCGGCTGTTGCTCGGCTATGTGCGGCCGCATCGCTGGGCGTTGTTGGGCGGGGCCGTTCTGTCGTTGATGACGGGGGCCACCGGGCTCGCCTTGCCGTTGGTGGCCCGGGGGTTGATCGAGGATCTGCAGCACGACCGGGCCATCACCGGGGCGTTGCTGGTCATGTCCGCACTCGTGGTCGCGAATGCCGCGATCGGCGCGCTGGGTGGCTTCGTACTGCGGTACACCGCCGAGTCGGTGGTCCTCGGCGCGCGGCGCGCGCTGGTGTCGCATCTGCTGCGGCTGCGTATCGCCGCCGTCGACCGCAGCGAACCCGGCGATCTGATGGCCCGGATCACCTCCGACACCACACTCCTGCGCGAGGTCACCACGGATTCGCTGGTCGGCATAGGTACGGGCGGACTGACCCTCGTCGCCACGCTCGTGATGATGGGGGTGGTCGACCCTGTGCTGTTCGCCGTCACCCTGGGCGTGGTGGTCGGCGCGGGTGTGGTGATCGGAGTGATCGTGCCCCGTATCAACCGGGCCAGCAGACAGGCGCAGAACGCGGTCGGGGCGATGGGTGCCGCTCTGGAGCGGACTCTGGGCGCGCTGCGTACGGTCAAGGCGTCCGGGGCCGAGCACCGTGAGGAGCAGGCCGTGCACGCCGCCGCCCAGGAGTCGTGGCGGCAGAGCGTGAAGGCCGCCAAGTGGTCGGCGCTGGCCGGGAACACGGCCGGTCTGTCGATGCAGGTCGCGTTCATCACCGTGCTCGCGGTGGGCGGGGCGCGGGTCGCGACGGGTGCCATCGACATCGGCACGCTGGTCGCGTTCCTCCTGTTCGTCTTCTACCTGATGTCGCCGATCCAGCAGGTCGTGGGCGCCGTCGCCCAGTACCAGACGGGCTCGGCGGCCCTGGCCCGGATAGAGGAGGCCCGCCGCCTGCCCGCCGAACCGGCGAGCGCCCCCGCGCCACTGCCCCTCCCCGGCGCCGAACCCGCCGCGGTCGCCTTCGAGAACGTCCGCTTCCGGTACGCCGACGACCTCCCGTACATCCACCACGGCGTGACCTTCACCGTCCCACCGCGCGGCATGACCGCCTTCGTCGGCCCGTCCGGCGCGGGCAAGACCACGGTCTTCTCCCTCATCGAGCGCTTCTACGACCCTTCCCAGGGCCGGATCACCCTGGACGGCCGGGACCTCGCCGACTGGGACGTGTCCGAACTCCGTTCAGCCATCGGTTACGTGGAACAGGACGCCCCCGTCCTCTCCGGCAGCCTCCGCGACAACCTCGCACTCGGCAACCCCGACGCAGACGAGGCCGATCTCCTCCGCGCCCTGAAGACCACCCGCCTCGACACCCTCGTCGACCGCCTGCCGAACGGCCTGAACACCCTGGTCGGCCACCGAGGCACCAAGCTCTCCGGCGGCGAACGCCAGCGAGTCGCCATAGCCCGCGCCCTACTACGCCGCCCCCGCCTACTACTCCTCGATGAGGCCACCAGCCAACTCGACGCGGTCAACGAATCGGCACTACGCGACACGGTCGCCGACGTAGCCCGCACAACCACGGTCCTGGTAGTCGCCCACCGCCTCTCCACGGTCACCATGGCCGACCGAATAGTCGTCATGGACGCAGGAAAGGTACGAGCCGTAGGCACCCACCGCGAACTGGTGACGGCGGATCCCCTCTACGCCGAACTGGCGGCCACCCAGTTCCTGGCATCGACGGACGCCTGACGGTCCATCTGACGCAACGGAAGCGCCTCTTCACGGGGGCGCGGCCGTGGCATGTGCGGCTCCGCCGCGGGGCGCGACCACCGCCCCGTAAGGGGCGCGGGGAACTGCGCGACCAGCCACGACGCACCCGCAGCCGCGACACGCAGTGTCACCCACCACCCCCTGGCGGGCCTGGGGCGCAGCCCCCCACGCGGCGGAGCCGCACATTGATACAGCCGGGAAGGGTCGGGATCGGGGAACTGACCAGCCACGACGGGCCCGCAGCCGCACCGCCCCTCCCACCGAACGCGATGCGGAACGCCGGTACGGAATGACGGGACGAGCCCGGACCGAGCGGCGGAAAGCGGTGTCTTCCGGTCCTCAACTGGGCGCCCCGTAGGGGGATCTCGGGCAGGGATCGAGGGTTTTCCCCGTATCCGGAGGAGCGAGACCCCGCCTACTATTCGAACACAGCTGACCCACAGGTCACCCCCGTAAGGGTCGCTCGCATCTGGCTGGCCGCCGCGTGTTCTCGATCGCACTGTCTCTTCGATCGCACCCCCCGCCGCTTCGACGTCGAAGCGATTCGAACGCTGCTCCGTGTTGCGTAGCGCTGGGCGCCTCGCCCCGGAGCCGGCCCCGAAAGGCACACACTCTTGCGTACTCCACGCTCCGCGAGACGGACCCTGATATCCGTCACCGCGATATCCGCGACGCTGCTGGCAGGCACCGCCACCTCGGTCGCCGCCGCCCCCGCCGAGAAGACCAAGGCTGCCGCCGCCGAGCAGGCCACGGCCGCCGCCTCCGCCGTGGCCGCCCCGGCCGAGCGGCTGATCGTCGGCTACAAGTCCGGCGCCAGCGAGGCCAGGTCGAACAAGGCCGCCGGCGAAGACGCCGAGGCCAAGGGCAAGGACGCGGGCGAGAACCTCGACTTCCAGCGCCGCCTCGGTACCGGCGCCGCGCTCGTCGACCTGGGTAAGAAGCTGAGCAAGGCCGCGGTCGCCGACGTCGTCGCCGAGTACCAGGCCGACCCGCAGGTCGCGTACGTCGTGCCGGACCGCCTCAACAAGCCCCTCGCGGACCCGAACGACACCGAGTACAGCAAGCAGTGGGACCTGTTCGAGACCACCGCGGGCATGCGCGTGCCGGGTGCCTGGGACACCACCACGGGCAGTGGCGTCACCGTCGCCGTGATCGACACCGGCTACGTCGCCCACTCCGACCTCGCCGCGAACATCGTCGGCGGCTACGACTTCATCGCCGACCCCGCGGTCGCGGTCGACGGCAACGGCCGTGACAGCAACCCGGCCGACCCGGGCGACTGGTACGCGGACGGCGAGTGCGGCCAGCCCGAGGGCAGCACCTCCTCCTGGCACGGCACTCACGTCGCGGGCACCGTCGCCGCCGCCACCAACAACGGCAAGGGCATCGCGGGCATCGCGTACAACGCGAAGATCTCCCCGGTCCGCGTCCTCGGCAAGTGCGGCGGTTACGACTCCGACATCATCGACGCCATCACCTGGGCGTCCGGCGGCACCGTCTCCGGCGTGCCCGCCAACACGAACGTCGCCAAGGTCATCAACATGAGCCTCGGCGGTGGCGGCGCCTGCACCAGCGCCACCCAGACCGCGATCAACAACGCCGTCAACCGCGGCACCACGGTCGTCGTCGCGGCGGGCAACAGCAACGCCAACGCCGCCAACTTCTCCCCGGCGAGCTGCAACAACGTCATCTCCGTGGCCGCGCTCAACCGTGCCGGCTCCCGGACGTACTACTCCAACTTCGGTTCGACCGTGGACATCGCGGCCCCCGGCGGCGAGACCCGTACCACCACCGCCAACGGCATCCTGTCCACGCTGAACTCCGGCGCGCAGGGCCCGTCTTCGGAGTCGTACAACTATTACCAGGGCACCAGCATGGCCGCCCCGCACATCGCGGGCCTCGCGGCGCTGGCCAAGTCGGCGAAGTCCTCGCTCACCCCGGCCCAGATCGAGTCCGCGATCAAGACCAACTCGCGTGCTCTGCCCGGTACTTGCTCGGGCGGCTGTGGTGCGGGTCTGGCCGACGCGGCCAAGACGGTGCAGGCGGTGAGCGGGTCCGACGGCTCCACGGGTGGCACCACCTTCACCAGCACCTCGGCCGTCTCCATCCCGGACAACGCCGCGGCCGTCGAGTCCCCGATCGCCGTCACCGGCCGTACGGGCAACGCCCCCTCGGCTCTCCAGGTCGGCGTGGACATCACCCACACCTACCGCGGTGACCTGGTGATCGACCTGATCGCCCCGGACGGGACGGCGTACCGCCTGAAGTCCAGCGGCTCGGACTCGGCCGACGACGTCAAGACCACGTACACGGTCAACGCGTCCAGCGAGACCGCCAACGGCACCTGGAAGCTCCGCGTCCAGGACGTCGCTTCCGCCGACACCGGCCGGATCAACAGCTGGAAGCTGACCTTCTGAAGGGCCTGAACGAAGGCCTGACAAAGGGCCTGATGAAGGGCCTTCAGGCGAACTGCTGCTGAGCTTCTGGCAGCTTCAGACCGCCACCCCCCACAGGGGCGGCCGACGCGAGCGGGCGTCGGCCGCCCCGCCCTTCGTTTCGCAGACGGATACTTTCGGCGGTTGTTTTCATTCCGACGCCGGTTGGCGGAACGTGCACGTCCGGGACACGATGCCCCCATGAAGGGTGATCTGTTTTCCAGCGAGTACATGGTGCAGCCCGCCACCACCGTGGGCATGAGCGTGCAGAACGCCAAGTCGATCCGGTACATGGTCAACGGCGAGATGCTGGCGCGGCAGGGGGCGATGATCGCGTATCGGGGCAACCTGCAGTTCGAGCGCAAGGGCCAGGGCGTCGGCGGCATGCTCAAGCGCGCCGTCACCGGGGAGGGGCTGGCGCTCATGGCGGTCCGCGGGCAGGGAGAGGCCTGGTTCGCGCAGGAGGCACAGAACTGCTTCATCGTCGACATCGACCCCGGCGACGTCTTCACCGTCAACGGCCGCAACGTCCTGTGCTTCGACGCCTCCCTGCAGTACGAGATCAAGACCGTGAAGGGCGCGGGCATGACCGGCGGCGGCCTCTTCAACAGCGTCTTCACCGGGCAGGGCAGGCTCGGCCTCGTCTGCGAGGGCAATCCGCTGGTCATCCCGGTCTCGCCGCAGTACCCCGTGTACGTCGACACGGACGCGATCGTCGGCTGGACCGCCAACTTGCAGACCTCGCTGCACCGTTCGCAGTCCATCGGTTCGATGCTGCGGGGTGGCTCGGGGGAGGCGGTGCAGTTGGTGTTGCAGGGGGAGGGGTACGTGGTGGTACGGCCTAGCGAGGCGACTCCGCAGAAGCCGCAACAGCACTGATACGTGGCCCTTACTACCAGGGGCTCGGCCCCTCGGACCCCTGCTGGGGGCTCCGCCCCCAGACCCCCTGTATCGGCCTGACGGCCTCGTCCTCAAGCGCCGGACGGGCTGAGATCAGCCCGTCCGGCGCTTGGGGTATCTGCGGCGCGGCCGCTGCTAGGTGCTTCGCTGCGCGGCATCTTGCGGTCCGTTGTGGCTGGTCGCGCAGTCCCCCGCGCCCCTTAAGGGGCGCTCCCCGAACCGTGGCGGATTTCGCCGGGCCTGCTTAGTCGGCGGCCGGTCCGTTGACGGTCGCCCTGTGGCGCCACAGGGCCGCAGTAGTGCCGAGGCGAGCAGGGCCCGCTGCCGAACAGTGGCGGACTACGCCGGACTCGGCCAGTCGTCGCAGCACTCGGCCAGTCGCCGCCAGGCCCCTTTGGTCGGCAGCCCCTCCGTTCGCCGTTGCCCTGCGGCGCCACAGGAGCGCGGTTGTGCCGCCTGCCAGCAGGGCGGCGGCTGTCGTGGCGGACAGGAGGACGGTCGTACCGGTGGAGGCGAGGGCGCCGTCGCCGGACGGCGCCGTCGAGCCGCCGCCGGTGGTGGTCGTCGTCGGCGTGCCCCCGTCTCCGTTGCCACCGGCACCACCGGCCGGACCGCTCCCGTCGCTGCCGTTGATCCCCTCGAACGTGGGGATGTCGATGGGGACCACGCCATCCGACGCGCTCGGGGCGGCAGTCGGGTCACCGGTCGCATCCGTGCCGCTGGGATCCGGCTCCGGCTCCGGCTCCGGCTCCGAGGGCCCATACGACGGCGACGGTGACGAAGAGCCGGACGGCGAAAGTGACTCGGACGGCGGCGTCTGCGGTCGTTTGAACGTCGTGACCGACCCATCGGCGGGGCTGCCCACGAACACCGACTCGCCGCCCGGTGTCACCACGACCGAGGAACTGCCCAACTGCCCCGTGACACCCGGCAGTTCGACGCCCCCACCAACGCCCTTCAGAGCCGCCGTGTGGTAGACCGCGAGCCGTCCGACGCCGTCGCCCTCCTCCGGTGGGTTGCCGAAGTCCTGCCACGCGGCGAATGCCTGGTCGGAGGCGGTGTCGATGGCGACGTCGGCTACGGAGTCTCCGGCGTCCGAGGTGAAGGAGGCGGCGATCGGAACTTCTCGGGCGGCCCACTGATCTCAACTTCCCCGTCCGCCTGCGCCGTTGGGTGCATACCGCCAGAATCAGGGGCATGGTCATCCGCGAACTCAGCTATGTGCTCCGCCGTGATCCCAAGACCGGCGACGACGGGCTCACCCCGGTGTCCACGGCGCCCGACGGCATGCC carries:
- a CDS encoding ABC transporter ATP-binding protein; amino-acid sequence: MGTGNGGSAVSESDTEASSEASVSSDVPPWRLLLGYVRPHRWALLGGAVLSLMTGATGLALPLVARGLIEDLQHDRAITGALLVMSALVVANAAIGALGGFVLRYTAESVVLGARRALVSHLLRLRIAAVDRSEPGDLMARITSDTTLLREVTTDSLVGIGTGGLTLVATLVMMGVVDPVLFAVTLGVVVGAGVVIGVIVPRINRASRQAQNAVGAMGAALERTLGALRTVKASGAEHREEQAVHAAAQESWRQSVKAAKWSALAGNTAGLSMQVAFITVLAVGGARVATGAIDIGTLVAFLLFVFYLMSPIQQVVGAVAQYQTGSAALARIEEARRLPAEPASAPAPLPLPGAEPAAVAFENVRFRYADDLPYIHHGVTFTVPPRGMTAFVGPSGAGKTTVFSLIERFYDPSQGRITLDGRDLADWDVSELRSAIGYVEQDAPVLSGSLRDNLALGNPDADEADLLRALKTTRLDTLVDRLPNGLNTLVGHRGTKLSGGERQRVAIARALLRRPRLLLLDEATSQLDAVNESALRDTVADVARTTTVLVVAHRLSTVTMADRIVVMDAGKVRAVGTHRELVTADPLYAELAATQFLASTDA
- a CDS encoding S8 family peptidase; this encodes MRTPRSARRTLISVTAISATLLAGTATSVAAAPAEKTKAAAAEQATAAASAVAAPAERLIVGYKSGASEARSNKAAGEDAEAKGKDAGENLDFQRRLGTGAALVDLGKKLSKAAVADVVAEYQADPQVAYVVPDRLNKPLADPNDTEYSKQWDLFETTAGMRVPGAWDTTTGSGVTVAVIDTGYVAHSDLAANIVGGYDFIADPAVAVDGNGRDSNPADPGDWYADGECGQPEGSTSSWHGTHVAGTVAAATNNGKGIAGIAYNAKISPVRVLGKCGGYDSDIIDAITWASGGTVSGVPANTNVAKVINMSLGGGGACTSATQTAINNAVNRGTTVVVAAGNSNANAANFSPASCNNVISVAALNRAGSRTYYSNFGSTVDIAAPGGETRTTTANGILSTLNSGAQGPSSESYNYYQGTSMAAPHIAGLAALAKSAKSSLTPAQIESAIKTNSRALPGTCSGGCGAGLADAAKTVQAVSGSDGSTGGTTFTSTSAVSIPDNAAAVESPIAVTGRTGNAPSALQVGVDITHTYRGDLVIDLIAPDGTAYRLKSSGSDSADDVKTTYTVNASSETANGTWKLRVQDVASADTGRINSWKLTF
- a CDS encoding AIM24 family protein, yielding MKGDLFSSEYMVQPATTVGMSVQNAKSIRYMVNGEMLARQGAMIAYRGNLQFERKGQGVGGMLKRAVTGEGLALMAVRGQGEAWFAQEAQNCFIVDIDPGDVFTVNGRNVLCFDASLQYEIKTVKGAGMTGGGLFNSVFTGQGRLGLVCEGNPLVIPVSPQYPVYVDTDAIVGWTANLQTSLHRSQSIGSMLRGGSGEAVQLVLQGEGYVVVRPSEATPQKPQQH